The nucleotide window TTTTTACTACATTTACAACTAATCACTCAGCAGTTTCTCGTGATTAAAACGCATCCATCCACCCAGGGAATTTCTGcctaaaaatattttttatactaTGTTCGCCCGACCGTTGAAAAAAAATCGTAGTCTTGGTCGTCTGAAAAGTATTAAGCAATGAATCTGGTTACAGCTTCAGCCATTACAGGTTACTAATTGGAATAAGTACATAGAGCAGGTTGTGAACAAGGAACAACGTGCAAAAATGTTAATTTCACAAAATACACACTCCACAGACATCCTCCCACGAACGAGCATCAGTCACATTGACCTGACTACGTCAGAGCGACCGCGACCATGGAGGTTCGACTACCTTGGCTCCAGTCTGAGGCGGTGGCGCGGGTGGCGTTGGCCTCCACCACAGACGACAGCTCGTTTATAATGAGTTTAAAAATCTTCACTAGCAAAGGAATGTTGGTCCACCTCTCTGGGTCTATGGAGAACACacaaaaaagcaaaaaacaatCCATGGTGAATTACAGCATGTGGAAACAGAAGAAGTACATGATACTTTTGAATTGAGCTAAAAAAGGAAAGCACCACATACAAATAGACTTAATTTCTTAAACGTCTTTAAACCAGGAACAGCAAGCCCCCTGTGTTCTTGTcggatcaaaaaaaaacataacaatatACTGCTGCTCTAGGGAACACATCCATAACACAAAGAACAACGCAATGGTGGTACCAATCTATCCAGCTTCTCACTGCTTTCACCGGATTACGACACATCTATGACAGCCGATCCACTGAGTCACAGGGGTGTTAAAGGCACTTACTCTTGGCGGATTTGGAGCGTGTCCGGATGCCCTCCTCGAGGTTGATAatctcctcccccttcaccaCGATGTCTTGCAGGCGCTTGTCGTTGGTGTTGAGGCCATGCTGCAGCAGCTTGCAGAGAGCCACCGTACTGCAGGGGACAAGGGCCACAGAGGGGGTGAGAACCACGTAggggcaggggagaggagatggccCATAGAGAGCCAGGTACAACTCACAGGGCTATGTCCATCAGAAGGAAAGTCAGAGTCAAGACCACATGCATTTTTGTAATATTTTGATGGCTGCATGATTGTAAGATTATATACATTGTTGATTTATGTAAAAATGCCCacagagcgagtgtgtgtgtgcgtttgttgccCCTCTGACCTGACTTTGCCCTCATACTGTCCGTAGAAGAGGTGCTGCCGACTCATCCACTCAGTCATGACAAACTCCAGCGCTGGCTTGCCCGTGGGCCCCGGCAGGCTGCACAGGAACTCCAGCAGCGGGTCCAGCTGGGAGTGCACCAGGTGGGCAAACACCATTATCAGGgactggtgggggggggcagaggaggaaCCAGGTTAGGCCAGACCAGGTGAGCCACGAGTACCATAGAGAACAGTGatggtagagggagagggggaaattTGGAGCGGCTGTCAAGTTATTATACAGGGATGGAGAATAGAAACTGCAGGATAGCCTGGTAAGAACATCCAGATATTCAAGTTTGCTTTTTACTACAACCATAAGCCTTGGCTGGGCAGCAATTCATTTCAACATAGGTTACACCGataattgtaaataataattgaGGCAGTGCTATGAGGTAAAGCAAAAACATAAATCgctaacactttacaataaggggaCATGAATTAAACATTAATTAACATTCggtaatgcagtaataagcactTTATATCATAAGCACAAGGGAAAGGATTAATGTTGGTGTTAGGGTTAACCTTTATCCTGTAAATGCTTATTACTGAATTAACGAATTGTAATAATAACTGGTTTATTAATGGTTAATTCCTGTACCCAATTGTAAAGTCTTAGCATTTTGATTGTTGTGCCGGTGTGTACATTATACTTGGGCGCAGAGATTGTCCAGATACTCTTCTAGATTAAATCAAAAGTGGCTCCCCCTTGTACTGATTGTTCTAACCCAACCACAGCCTTGAGGCCAAAATGATCTGGAGGAAAAGTGAATTTGAATACAGGATGTCATCCTGAGGCTAGCAATGGATTAAGGCTATGCCATTATGCCAGCTAAAACACCCCATTTCATTTAAGGAGTATGGGGGGCTGTAGATCACCTATATTGTGGTATAACTAACTAAAAAGGTCAGGATCACAAGGGTTGACAATAACCACGGCAACAACCTCCCCCGTGTCCAAAgacgccccccccacaccccccacacccccagtCTACCTGCATCACGCTGAGCGTCTCCGCCTGCTGCATCTTGCTGAGGATGGCCCGCAGGATCTGGTCCAGCTGCTCGCCCAGCTCCGTGCCGGCCCGCGAGATCAGCGTGGACACCAGGCGCCCCACGAACGCCGCCGTGAACTCCGAGGTGCGGGGGTCCAGCAGCTGGTTGACCACCTGCATGACGTACCACAGGCCCGTGTTGCCCTGGTCGTCCCGCCACTGGCCCACCTGCTCCAGGGCGATGGACACGTAGGCCCGCAGGCACTCGCCGCCGTTCTGGGGAGGACACGCAGCGTTACGGCGGGAGacagggacagcaggggggggggggggggaggagtgacGGAGCGGCCCAGTGGCCCGACCAGCCAAGCACCGGCACCTTGGAGACTTCCCAGTAGGGCTGTGtcaaattttgatcgcgatttcgatttttttttgggGTCAAACGAACTCCTAACTAATATGGTCGAGTTGAAACGATTTATtaataattctttttttatcagTATGTTCGTTTTATTCATTCAATGTTTCATAGAAATTTAAGatgaacagctggatacattgGATACAAATGACTTGTTTTGAGAGACCTGctaaataaatgcatcatgcaTCGCTTTTCATAGTTTGACTAAttatgatttcaatattgaccaataTAAGCAGCCCTACTTCCAGGTTCCCTTCTGACCTAGGGTCCTATGCTACGAAGGACCGTCAtccacccctctccttctctttctacCTACTTTCCTACGGTCTTGTCACTATCCGGCCCCAAAATAGAGCATTTGGTCCATGAGACTATTCAACTACACCCCACAAGGTTCATCATATAATACAATAAACTAATATTTGTCTGTATTAAGTGTTGAcgtgtgctggggggggggggggggggggggggtttacctGCATGATTGCGTTGTCTTCGGTGCGCAGGGTGCACTGGGCAACCACGGGGAAGGCCTGACACACCAGCATCTCAGAGAGAGGGGCTTTGGTGTTGCGCACCACTGTGGTCAAGATGTCGATGGAGGTCTgcagggacagggggaggaaaTACATCATTATCACCCAGGAGGAGCTCTATTGCAATATGGCCTTGCAAAGCTAACAGTAAATCATCCACGTACATGTTTAAACCGTATGCTTATACAATGGATTGTGGAACTTCTTTACGATTGGTAAAATTTCGACTGGTTCGGGAGACAATATCAGCATACTCGAAACCCCATCAAtgacatttgcataaagttcatGAAATCATTGATTTGGTGTtatattatcacacacacaaacacaaaatgggTGCTTTGTGGGGCTACCTACCGCACAAAGTCCGGGCGGGATCTTGTCGGAGGGGGCCTGCATGATGCTGACCAGCGTGGGGATGAGGCGCATCTGCATGGGCCCCTGGCAGCCCTCCACCTGGGCCAGCTCCTTGAAGATGTCCTGCGCCAGGGAGGCCACCACGTGATCTAGTGGAGGAGCTCAACATTACTCCTAGCCCACTCACACATCACCAGTCATTCATTTCAATCGAGCCATTTATCAAACAATGAGCACAAAACCCATTGTCCTCTGTACACCCTAATCCAACCATGGGAAACATAGGTTTTCTTTGCCAACAGTGGACTGTACTTCGACGCTTTTGAGTGGTGCGACCCCCCGTACCGTTGTTGTACTTGAGGAATATGGCGATGGTGAGCGGGCAGATCTTGTTCTCGGCGCTGGTGGTGAAGGCAGCGTCCACCGTGCACACGATGCACAGGGTCTCCATGACCAGCGTGAGCACCTCCGAGCTGAACTGGGCGGCCAGCTGCACCAGCCCTTCCAGGATGCTGGGCAGGAAGGGCTGCAGCACGTGGGTGCTCTCCGACAGCTTCAGCTGGTCACAGTAGCTGAGGGGGGCGGAGGTAGGAGGTTAGCAGGTGGTACAAGTGGGCCGGATACAAGCAATAAACTGAGATATCAGAGAGACAAACTATTCAAATGTTATTAccaccatttatttttttaccagtaTGTATTTTATTGCTCTTACTGCTAGTTTTTGAGGTTTATACTGCTGGTTTTTTTACTCATCTTTTGTTTTTACTGTaactttatttttcattatttccttttttctgATTTAAAGCACTTTGAGCGGCAGCCTGCAATTCCTGTATGAaaggtgctatataaataaagtattaCTTACTAACTACGTACTTGTATGTTTTATTACTCTCAGTGGAGCAATGCAAGGAACAGTGATTTAAAATGTGGATGTAACAAACCATTGGTTGTTCGTATGAGAACAGATGTGCAACACGCAATTGAGTGGTTTCCATGCATTTACAAAATAGGCGTTTTGGGACAGTTTTAACAACCGATGGCGAAACTACAAattatgtgtgtctgcattatGGGAAAAGGGAACCATAGTGGGTCTGAGAATTTTGGAGCCCCTACTTCACAGTAGGCGCTTTCCTAGCAGAACAGGGAACTGTCCTCGCAGAACAGGAACTGGGATCAGGTCAAATGCAATCACAAGCCAATAGCACCGGCAACACAGGCAACCACAATCTTTAAACACCTGTTCAAACAGCTTCCGTTGCTTGcacaacaataatgacaacGGTAGCTAGCAGAGGACACCTAATGGACTGACAGTGAAGTCCATTATTGAGCCACCGCTACCAACATGAACCCTGCGACGCATCACAGAGGAGAGTGCAGAGCGCCACCGGACGGACGCTCACCCCCAGATGGCCCTGACGGCCGAGATGCGGACGGAGGGCGGCTGGCTGTCCTGCAGGCCGCTGACGGTGGCCTGGAGGAACTGCTGGATGAGCTCCGGGGACATGGCCGTGGTGAAGCGACTGGCGGCCCACAGGGCCCGGCCCAGCAGGAAGGGAGacgcggctggggggggggagaggtgaatCAAACAACATCAGCACACAAGGAAAACATTGGTTGAAACTGAATAAAGCCTGTGTGCATTTGCAcgggcaccacacacacaggacgccTTTATATACAGGTGTCCTGTATATAAAGTGATCTGTATTCCAACTTTGCTAACTTTTAGTGTAACTTTTAGTAAAGGCCTAACCAGGGACAGGGGTTGCAAATTACTCTTCACCAGAAACCTGTATGCAAGGcatctattttatattgtatatgAGGCAATAAACAATGCATTTGTCCCTGCTCAATAAACTTCTGAACAAACTAAACATTATTTGTGTATTCAACATTTCTCAATTATTCCTCATAGCAGACGAATGTTCTGAATCGATTCCGTCAGAACAATACATAAACTAAATGAATAGTTCAGAAAAGTTGCTGTAGGTTAGATTTAAcagctattatttgagtgtagTTTGTTCCAACCcctcagctattagtgagttaAATGTGCTCAATATCTTTCTCAAAGTAACTGCCTCTATGTGAGATCATTTAGATTTTTAACAACTACCCATTTTGATGTGTGTATAGTAAAATAAATCATCCCTCATTAGATACATATTGTGCGATGTgattaaaaaaatgcataaatGGAAGGACAATGAAGTCATCCAtcggggaatccatcttgcccgACAATCCCAGGCCGGTGAAATGCACCACTTCTGAATGAAGGAGTAAGGCATGTAGGGAGGGGGTCGGCTGGGAGGGGTACTTTGTTTCAAAATGTTGTGCTATTCTGCttgtcctgctctctctctttacaactctcgaATCATTAAAGAAAGGAGAAAATGAGTTGCATTGGAAGGACAACACACATGACTGATGAGATGAGATGCACGAATAACGCCGTTGAACCTTTAACTGCTTATCAGGGACTCACCAACCAGGTTGAGGTCGGCCAGGATGACGTTGGCCAGGAACCCGTGCATGTCGAACTGAATGCGGCCATTCTTCACGTTCTCTGTAATGATGGTCTTGACCGAGCCCAAGGCCAGCATGCAGGCCTCATGGACCTTCCACCTGGAAGACACAGGCGAAGGGTTACAGAGCAGCCACACACCGAAACACTTTACGTTGCTGCCATCTGGAGGCAGACCAAGGTAATACAACTTTGTTTACCAGTTCCAACATAAAAGATCtacataaaaatgcaaaaaagcacTGTGCTGTCAATCCAAGTATCGATCCAAGTAAATATGAAATTGGTTCTTACCAACAGCAACAATAACGTATAATATTCTTCAACTGGGAATATTCTTTCCCGATTGACTTGCCCTCCAAGCCCTGACAAAACCCTCCCTcaaggcacacgcacactctctccaAGTCTGTTTGCTATTCATTTGGACTCAGTCTTTGTAATGCATCTTTTTAAATCCAGTTAAAGCCAGAGTATAGCAATGCTAACACACGATGACGTGTGTTTGGGGGCTTTAACATCTTTGGGACTCTCAGATTTGTCTAAGGGAGAGTGAAGGGTTGGGACCAGCGGACCAGCGTGTGCTCACCAGTGCTGGTTCCCGCTGTTCTTGGCCTGCTCCGCCTCCAGCAGGTGTCTCGTGGCTGCGGCCGCCAGCGCCGCTGCACTCTCGTTCTGGAACTCTGTAGCAACGGCCTGCGGGCAGAGGTCATAGGTCAACCTTCCATCCATGGGTCATTTTATGTAAAGGTAAAAAATAAACTCTTTATTTATAACTATGagccttacaaaaaaaaaatgcttttctcCTTCTGGGTATCAAGTAAACTGACCAAGGGGCAGGTCATAAGAATAGATAATCAAATAAGCACATTGTTTGATTGTTAAGCACCAGGGTTTTACATACataacacatacaccaacataatttaaaataataataaattataataagTAAGCAAAATCATACACATCCAGGCAATACAATCATGTCAAGCAGGGCACTTTGCCATCCGATTTCTTGCATTATATTGACTCATGTGACCCGTTTCCTCTCACCAGCAGCAGGTCCTGAGCAGAGATGCGGACCGAGTAGGAGAAGGTGTCATCGTCCTCGTCCTCAACAAACTGCTGAGGGTTGGCCGTCCACACTTTGATCTAAAAATAACCATCAAAGTTCTCAGTATTTCAGACGTACCCATTTTCAGTCCAATGTCGGGACAGATTGGGCGGAAATGGGCAGATTTCGCCCCCCGTTTTTTGGGCACGACATTGTACAATGTTTTCAAACCGCACCTGGTCCTCTGTGATCTGCATGTAGAGGATGACGTAGTAGATGAGCTCGGGCAGGGCCTTCTTCACCGTGCTCTTGAACTTGCTGTTGTCCAGCAGCGTGTGGACGAACTCAAAGATACTGAACACCAGATTCTCAAAGCCTAGCACCTCACCtacaggggaaggaggagaggagaaattGGAGGGATTTGCTTACGGGCTAGATCCAAGCTTTTCCACACCCGCGTCACTCGGAGAGATGCATCAAAGCTATGTGTTGCTGCTAGAGGAAAGCAGAGAATTCTCACCGTCCGAGTCTATGGGATCGTCCACGTCCTCCGTGTAGTTGACCTCTGTTCTCACATAGGTGACGACACAGTCAAGGAATACACCATTTAGTAATCACCCTATGCAAAATGTCTCAGAGAAAAACTATCCATTTCAAGtcattatcattttttttttccccaataGAAATGCCCCTGAAATTATATTAATAATCTGGCAAAATTCTGGTTTAGGTATTAACATTTTTCATGTGACAATGCAATTGCTGTTTTATAGTCCAAAATACTGATTATCCTTGATCTCAATTTACCAACATCAGAATCCATCGCTTTTCCTGATATAAAGCCCAATGATTGGCGGGGTCATGAGAGCCTGGCCAGCCAACGGCCACAGTGATGTGAGAGGATATAAAGAGGCGCTCTCTGTGAGCGTGTTCCACACGATGGGCAGAATCTGCTGCATGGACGACACCATGGGCTTGGGGAAGTTCTTCACCAGCGCCGTCACCGCCTGGGACAGGAAACAAGACTCTGTGACCAGCCGTACCTTAGCTCCTCGGCAGGGATTCCCCCCTTGTTACACCCACGAGAGAAGAGGAAGTGTAATGTAACCCATCTGTCTAAATTAGAGCCAGCAATAAGCTCTGGCACGCCGACCATCAACTTCTCATTTAAGATGTGAACCTGTGGTAAATCATCATGGGCGTATATTAGTAGACAGCTGCACGATTTGAGGCTGGATATAATAACAATACACGGTTTATATTTGTTGTTATATTGTTAAAAACGGTTGAGAAAGTTAATCGGTACACATTTATGaatggggtcggcttagctcaggaggcagagcaggatgCCTTGTAAtgggaaggttgctagttcgatccccagtacCCCCTAGCTGTGCGTCGAGAGAGCTTTCGGCCAAGCGGTATAGAGTAAATAGAGTGAAAGGAGTAAAAGAGCAAGAGACGCTGACCACTGCTCTGTGTGGACGTGGGGCGCGTTAACTGAAGATGTGGTCCGACACCGTGCACGACCCATCCCAGGGTTATCCCCAAACGCAATAGGTTCACTGCAGCACCAtgttacatttaaaaaacacaacctagggttgtacggtatggactaaaatgtaaatcacggtatgatttgaggaATAGACAgtaacggtattatatcacggtatgttaattttatcttctaatttcgatataaatgcctctgaaggggtaaaatactggAAAGGCAGCAaaatcttttctcaagttactcccatctctgaaaaacactaatgtttaatagtatggatttgtatctccacttgcttgcggaccttgccgtatagttttggcatctcaattgtgtgtgcgggcatgtaacgcgtacctggtatcgagtgttttgaccatctctttaaagccctttctatcgacattttgaaagggaaccatgtgTCCACCTTAGACAGGTAAGGAGTAACAACGTTTGTcatctcgttccaccactggcaTTTTGTTGTAAGGACTGGCTTTCAAAATGCCTGCGGAAGCAATGTCTGATTGCAGAGAcggcttcacgctaccagcgtctgtctcatacgttgtggaatgagagctcgtgaagggactattgcgcaagcacgcaggagCACTTGCTGCGCACCTGCGTAcatgcgcaatagcatactgcctgagaaggcagtatcgctgtcaatctgtccctgggaaaagtaacgtggtgccgaattgaaaaaggaactatataactttactttttacatgaaaaagtagttaggGAACTGTATTAACGCATtacttactttgttacgcgttacacacaacattgtctaccggtcacaccggtcccgaggtaacgtcaaaatccataccgtagcgcaaattcacaaCGGTATATCTTCAGCACCgtttataccgtacaccccTAACACAACCCTTATTCAAGGCCACAAGATGAAGAACACACTATTCTGGATGACTGATTGCCAGAAAAACAACAGGAAAGAATATTGTCTTTAATCCGATTCCCAGCATTATTAGTAGGTAGAACATTTTGAAGATTATTGTCATTGTTAAAGCATTGATGTACGGGAGGCCTTATCTAGAGCAAAGGCACCCAGCACGGTCAGTAAAAGAAATAAAGAATAGTT belongs to Gadus morhua chromosome 13, gadMor3.0, whole genome shotgun sequence and includes:
- the ipo9 gene encoding importin-9; amino-acid sequence: MAGMSVTGPRSGSAAGPVQQGLKEALIETLTAILSPVQEVRSAAEEQIKVLEVTEEFGVHLAELTVDPQGALAIRQLASVILKQYVETHWCSQSEKFRPPETSDRAKAAIRELLPGGLREAISKVRSSVAYAVSAIAHWDWPEAWPQLFNLLMEMLVSGDVNAVHGAMRVLTEFTREVTDTQMPLVAPVILPEMYKIFTMAEVYSIRTRSRAVEIFTTCANLICAIEELEKGAAKALIFPVVQQFTEAFVQALQMPDGASSDSGLKMEVLKAVTALVKNFPKPMVSSMQQILPIVWNTLTESASFYVRTEVNYTEDVDDPIDSDGEVLGFENLVFSIFEFVHTLLDNSKFKSTVKKALPELIYYVILYMQITEDQIKVWTANPQQFVEDEDDDTFSYSVRISAQDLLLAVATEFQNESAAALAAAATRHLLEAEQAKNSGNQHWWKVHEACMLALGSVKTIITENVKNGRIQFDMHGFLANVILADLNLVAASPFLLGRALWAASRFTTAMSPELIQQFLQATVSGLQDSQPPSVRISAVRAIWGYCDQLKLSESTHVLQPFLPSILEGLVQLAAQFSSEVLTLVMETLCIVCTVDAAFTTSAENKICPLTIAIFLKYNNDHVVASLAQDIFKELAQVEGCQGPMQMRLIPTLVSIMQAPSDKIPPGLCATSIDILTTVVRNTKAPLSEMLVCQAFPVVAQCTLRTEDNAIMQNGGECLRAYVSIALEQVGQWRDDQGNTGLWYVMQVVNQLLDPRTSEFTAAFVGRLVSTLISRAGTELGEQLDQILRAILSKMQQAETLSVMQSLIMVFAHLVHSQLDPLLEFLCSLPGPTGKPALEFVMTEWMSRQHLFYGQYEGKVSTVALCKLLQHGLNTNDKRLQDIVVKGEEIINLEEGIRTRSKSAKNPERWTNIPLLVKIFKLIINELSSVVEANATRATASDWSQDSTGMWEEQEAEDGLDDEDDDEDEGLAGQLLSDLIASNKYDDDYYEDDEEDDPDALKDPLYQVDLQAYLTDFLTQFAQQPCYSMFSGHLNDAERRALQSIGL